A window of Deltaproteobacteria bacterium genomic DNA:
ATTCGGTCACCGATTCGGCGATGGCCTTGACGGACTCGAAATCGCCCTGACTGGCGGCCGGGAAGCCGGCTTCGATGACATCCACGCCCAGGCTTTCGAGTTGGCGGGCCAAACGGATTTTTTCCCGCATGTTCATGGTCGCTCCGGGAGACTGTTCGCCGTCTCTCAAGGTGGTGTCGAAGATGAAGATTCTGTCGTTCATGAGTTCCCTCACAGGTGCTGGAGTGGTGTTCTGTTCGATTTGCAGCCGGAGGTTTCGGACGGATTGTTCCGAAGGACCGGCCTGCGGTCGTTCAAGTGCCCCGAAAAGGCTGAAAGAGGGTGTG
This region includes:
- a CDS encoding 2-isopropylmalate synthase (catalyzes the formation of 2-isopropylmalate from acetyl-CoA and 2-oxoisovalerate in leucine biosynthesis) yields the protein MNDRIFIFDTTLRDGEQSPGATMNMREKIRLARQLESLGVDVIEAGFPAASQGDFESVKAIAESVTE